From bacterium, a single genomic window includes:
- a CDS encoding WD40 repeat domain-containing protein yields the protein MIKKFEFSLIMLILCYSTHLFGQQEKLFMETSGESHGEYISSVVYSPDGQYIVSGGYDNTVKIWSAKNGKLIRTLTGHTGECETTSVAYSPDGKYIASASGDGTVKIWSAKDGKLIRTLKHSDSVFCVKYSPDGRYIASASYDKTIRIWSAIDKGLIKSIKLEGDFKGPKDFAYSPDGKYIVSSFAPHGTIRIWATATGCLVKTIKAYSGAATAVIYSPNGRYIATGGDFNSTNNDHRVKIWSLNGKLIRATKECHKDRIDSLVYSPEGKYIVSASYRDGIKIWFTEDGSLIAAIENYPEEEEVLSIAFSPDGKYLASGCYSSQIKIWDFYKVFKEAKSKK from the coding sequence ATGATTAAAAAATTTGAATTCAGTTTAATAATGTTAATTTTATGTTATAGCACCCATTTATTCGGCCAACAGGAAAAGCTCTTTATGGAAACATCTGGAGAAAGCCATGGTGAATATATTAGTTCGGTTGTCTATTCACCTGACGGACAATATATTGTATCAGGAGGTTATGACAATACAGTAAAAATCTGGTCTGCAAAAAATGGTAAATTGATAAGAACGCTTACAGGACATACAGGTGAGTGTGAGACGACATCGGTTGCATACTCACCTGATGGTAAATACATTGCATCAGCAAGCGGTGATGGCACAGTAAAAATCTGGTCTGCAAAAGATGGTAAATTGATAAGAACACTCAAACATTCCGATAGCGTATTTTGTGTTAAATACTCACCCGATGGAAGATATATTGCTTCAGCAAGTTATGATAAAACAATAAGGATTTGGTCTGCAATAGATAAAGGTTTAATAAAATCCATTAAACTTGAAGGCGATTTTAAAGGACCCAAAGATTTTGCATATTCACCGGATGGAAAATATATAGTTTCATCATTTGCTCCTCATGGAACAATAAGAATATGGGCTACAGCAACAGGATGTTTAGTAAAAACAATTAAAGCATATAGTGGGGCGGCTACTGCAGTGATATATTCCCCAAACGGAAGATATATTGCTACTGGAGGAGACTTCAATTCTACAAATAATGACCATAGAGTAAAAATATGGTCTTTAAATGGAAAGTTGATAAGAGCAACCAAAGAATGTCATAAAGATAGAATAGACTCGCTTGTTTACTCACCTGAAGGTAAATATATTGTTTCAGCAAGTTATAGGGATGGAATAAAAATTTGGTTTACTGAAGATGGTAGTTTAATAGCAGCGATTGAAAATTATCCAGAGGAAGAGGAAGTACTTTCAATAGCATTTTCTCCTGATGGAAAATATCTTGCTTCAGGATGTTATTCGTCTCAAATAAAAATATGGGATTTTTATAAAGTATTTAAGGAAGCAAAAAGCAAAAAATGA